A genome region from Hevea brasiliensis isolate MT/VB/25A 57/8 chromosome 9, ASM3005281v1, whole genome shotgun sequence includes the following:
- the LOC110652804 gene encoding thaumatin-like protein 1, which yields MSNFNIFLISIFLLSALFFTSSDGATFTIRNNCPYTVWAAASPGGGRRLDKGQTWELNVPAGTSMARIWGRTNCNFDGSGKGHCQTGDCGGILACQGWGVPPNTLAEYALNQFGNLDFYDISLVDGFNIPIEFSPTSGAKDKCRPLFCTADINGQCPKELKAPGGCNNPCTVFKTNKYCCTEGYGSCGPTEFSKFFKRRCSDAYSYPQDDPSSTFTCPGGTNYRVVFCPARSPHFPLEMVREKDVE from the coding sequence ATGagtaacttcaacatttttctcatttCTATCTTTCTGCTCTCTGCCCTTTTCTTCACTTCCTCTGATGGAGCTACCTTCACCATCCGCAATAACTGCCCTTACACTGTTTGGGCTGCAGCCTCTCCTGGTGGTGGCCGCCGCCTAGACAAGGGCCAGACATGGGAACTTAATGTGCCTGCTGGCACGTCCATGGCTCGTATCTGGGGACGGACAAACTGCAACTTTGATGGCAGTGGCAAGGGTCATTGCCAAACAGGGGATTGTGGTGGAATCCTAGCTTGCCAAGGTTGGGGTGTCCCTCCTAATACTCTGGCTGAATATGCCCTAAACCAATTTGGGAACTTGGATTTTTATGATATATCCCTTGTTGACGGGTTTAATATCCCTATAGAGTTTAGTCCAACTTCTGGTGCAAAAGATAAGTGCCGTCCACTTTTCTGCACTGCTGACATTAATGGGCAATGCCCTAAAGAATTGAAGGCTCCTGGTGGGTGTAACAATCCATGCACAGTTTTTAAGACCAACAAATATTGTTGTACTGAAGGGTATGGAAGCTGTGGACCTACCGAATTCTCAAAGTTTTTCAAACGCAGATGCAGTGATGCTTATAGTTACCCTCAGGATGATCCTTCAAGCACATTTACATGCCCTGGTGGGACAAACTACAGGGTTGTGTTTTGCCCTGCGAGATCTCCTCATTTCCCCTTGGAAATGGTCAGAGAAAAAGATGTTGAGTAG